In the genome of Bradysia coprophila strain Holo2 unplaced genomic scaffold, BU_Bcop_v1 contig_232, whole genome shotgun sequence, one region contains:
- the LOC119076338 gene encoding facilitated trehalose transporter Tret1-like, with translation MAVATSVPDSTSEIKFERVKFQYLAVLCANIIALSHGSAIGWLSPALPILQSKNSPLETGAATLSESSWIGSSFSIGSILGNCIFALMAYYIGRKKTMCCLAFPNLIFWLFVMFGNRVYHLYIGRILAGMTGGGMYVCIPLFVAEIAHSSIRGSLGSLMMVICCTGILLGYTAGAFISYQIIPYVFIALPIIFLATFIFFPETPQFLLIKNDFLSAEKSLRFYVNNQSTSKQNSALIQSELENIQNFITKEREEKLTRNIFNILFTAAAIKAIVIGLCLTVVSLCSGCFVMISYAATIFRDSGSDLDPNSCTMIVGVIQVLGVYTSSILVDRIGRKILLIASASGASLSLAALGTFSYLSTHDIDLTRFNWIPLLAFSVYVFVTSIGIVPLPFIVLAEIIPHKIRDVGTTICMTSISAFAFITMKTFPPLVSTLGLYSVMYMYCGVCVFGVIFGVFILTETKGKNLNKLDEN, from the exons ATGGCAGTTGCTACCTCTGTTCCTGATAGTACGAGTGAAATTAAGTTTGAACGtgttaaatttcaatatttggcCGTTCTTTGTG CAAACATAATAGCTTTAAGTCATGGCTCGGCAATTGGATGGCTCAGCCCTGCCCTACCGATTTTACAATCAAAAAATTCTCCACTTGAAACTGGAGCAGCCACTTTAAGTGAATCTTCATG GATCGGATCATCGTTTTCCATTGGATCAATTTTAGGTAACTGCATATTCGCATTGATGGCTTACTATATTGGCCGGAAAAAGACAATGTGTTGCCTAGCCTTTCCGAATttg ATATTCTGGTTATTCGTTATGTTTGGAAATCGTGTCTATCATCTGTACATTGGCAGAATATTAGCTGGTATGACCGGTGGTGGTATGTACGTTTGTATTCCTCTGTTCGTCGCAGAAATCGCCCATTCAAG TATTAGGGGCTCGTTAGGAAGTTTAATGATGGTGATTTGCTGCACTGGCATATTACTCGGTTATACCGCTGGAGCATTCATCAGTTATCAAATTATACCATATGTGTTTATAGCATTGCCCATTATTTTTCTGGCTACATTCATCTTCTTCCCAGAGACGCCACAGTTTCTGCTAATAAAGAACGATTTTTTG tcGGCCGAAAAATCTCTCCGTTTTTATGTCAACAATCAGAGTACTTCGAAGCAGAATTCGGCCTTAATTCAGTCAGAGCttgaaaacattcaaaattttataacaaaagaGCGGGAAGAAAAGCTCACgcgaaacattttcaatattttgt TCACAGCAGCAGCTATAAAAGCGATAGTAATAGGCCTCTGTCTTACTGTTGTTAGCTTATGTAGTGGATGTTTTGTCATGATCAGCTATGCCGCAACAATATTTCGTGACTCGGGATCAG ACCTTGATCCCAACTCGTGTACAATGATTGTTGGTGTCATCCAAGTGCTGGGAGTTTATACATCGTCAATATTAGTGGATCGCATCGGTCGTAAAATCCTATTAATTGCATCGGCTTCGGGTGCTTCACTATCGTTAGCTGCTTTGGGAACGTTTTCTTACTTAAGTACTCATGACATAGACTTGACCCGGTTCAATTGGATACCATTGCTGGCGTTTTCGGTGTATGTTTTCGTAACTAGCATTGGAATAGT ACCATTGCCATTTATTGTTCTTGCAGAAATCATTCCACATAAg ATTCGTGATGTGGGAACGACAATCTGTATGACATCGATAAGCGCTTTTGCATTTATcacaatgaaaacatttccGCCATTAGTTAGCACGTTGGGACTGTACTCTGTTATGTACATGTATTGCGGCGTTTGTGTATTCGGCGTTATTTTCGGTGTGTTTATATTGACAGAGACCaaaggaaaaaatttgaataaattagacgaaaattaa